From one Rhodamnia argentea isolate NSW1041297 chromosome 1, ASM2092103v1, whole genome shotgun sequence genomic stretch:
- the LOC125314611 gene encoding uncharacterized protein LOC125314611 yields MLAENAAGSRIEGGIDPLDDRVLRVTREKWVMYFDGAVNLSGSGTGRSLISPDGQHYPRAAKLLFPCTNNIAEYEACILGLRVAVEMEIRRPQVYGDSALIFLRTEGKWKTRDPKLIPYHEFSEDIIEEFDEIAFEYLPAAQNRFADALATLSSMFQVTAGSDIEPLRIEILKHSAYSMLIEEEADGEPWYQDIKVYLQTRKFPKGSEAGDRKYPMKLSAKFFLGGDTLYKRSYDSVLPSMFVPAIVVGSMEIE; encoded by the exons ATGTTAGCAGAAAATGCTGCGGGATCACGGATCGAAGGTGGGATAGATCCTCTCGATGATCGTGTTTTACGGGTTACGCGAGAAAAGTGGGTCATGTACTTCGACGGGGCCGTTAACTTATCCGGATCCGGCACAGGGCGATCCCTTATCTCCCCGGATGGCCAGCACTATCCAAGAGCCgccaagttattgtttccgtgcaccaataacatcgcTGAATACGAAGCATGCATTCTCGGGCTGCGGGTTGCCGTGGAGATGGAAATTCGGAGACCGCAAGTTTATGGCGACTCTGCCCTCATTTTCCTTCGGACAGAAGGCAAATGGAAAACTCGTGACCCAAAGTTGATCCCATATCACGAGTTTTCGGAAGATATAATCGAAGAGTTCGATGAGATagcgttcgagtatcttccCGCAGCCCAGAACCGGTTCGCAGACGCGTTGGCTACCCTATCCTCAATGTTCCAAGTGACTGCAGGTTCGGACATTGAGCCATTGAGAATCGAAATCTTGAAGCATTCTGCTTACTccatgctaatagaagaagaggcggatGGAGAGCCATGGTATCAAGACATTAAGGTCTACCTGCAGACTAGAAAATTTCCTAAGGGCAGTGAAGCAGGTGACAGGAAATATCCGATGAAACTGTCTGCAAAGTTTTTCCTCGGCGGCGATACGTTGTACAAGAGGTCATACGACTCCGTTCTCCCGAG catgttcgTTCCTGCCATCGTTGTCGGGTCTATGGAGATAGAATAG